The genomic segment AAAAAATGGAATCAAATTATTAGACACGTCTGGCCCTTGGCATATAAAAAAGATATGGCTGAATTTATGTTccattttcaattttatgtGATTGCCACTTAAATAGCTGGGAAATGAAGAAATATTAAGGTAAATGGAAGATTTACACTTTTATAGATCAGttgtaattaaataataaatgtgagtaatgtgactaaaatgacaaaatcaaTTAATAAGCCTCAGTTGTTAATGCTGTATATATAGAAGTAGTACTAACCaattcaatcacaaacacaaacaaaaatggATGCAGTTTTGTTTTTCACCATTGCAGCTCTTCTCATCTCCATAATTTTTGCTATGATGATTAGGAGGTCAAGAAATCGGAACCCGAATCTGCCCCCGGGCAGCCTCGGTTGGCCTCTCGTGGGCGAATCGCTCGAGTTCCTCCGTGCCTCGGTCGACGGTGAGCCGGAGGAGTTTGTGCGGAGGAGGGTGAAGAAATACGATTCTCAAGTTTTCAAGAGTTCTCTAATGGGGGAGAATATGGTGTTCATGTGCGGAGCTGCCGGAAACAAGTTCTTGTTCAGCAACGAAAGCAAGTCGGTGACCGTGTGGTGGCCGGGCTCCGTGAGGAAGCTGCTCGGGCCATGCTTGGCCACGAGCACGGGCGACGAGGCGAGGCTCATGAGGAGGATGATTGCGTTGTTCTTGACCCCCGATGCCTTCTCGAAGCTCTATATCAAGACTATGGAAATGGTCTGTCAGCAGCATATCAAGACTCACTGGGAAGGTCTTATTTAgtttctcttaatttattatctctttatttttattttttttatttttgttatcttgcatattttattcttttggCACTGAACAGGTAAAGATGAGGTCAAAGTGTTCCCGACGATCAAGCGGTACACGTTTGGGCTTGCGTGTCGGCTTTTCATGGGGCTCGAGGATGAGGAGCATATCGGGAAGCTAGCTTCTATGTTTAATATTTTCCTTGCAGGGTTAATCTCGTTTCCGATAAATTTGCCCGGGACGAGATTCTGGAGAGGGAAGTTAGCTACGCATGCGATCAAGGATGAAGTGCTCAAGATAGTGAGAGCGAGGAGGTCTAGCTCCGAGCAGAAACTAGACCTTCTTAATCATCTGATTACCACCCCGGATGAGAGAGGCAAGTATATGACTGATTCTGTCATTGTCAACAATATTCTCATGTTGCTTTTTGCGGGACACGATACCACTAGTGTCACCATCACCATGACGATCAAGTGTCTCGCGGAACGCCCTGATATTTATGAAAAGGTTTCAAAAGGTATATGTGTTTACCTacctatctctcttactttattatttttataataaataatgataGTTGATGTTGATGACGATGATGGCAGAGCATGAGGGCATAGGTGAGTCCGTGCAGTGGGAGGACCTACAGAAGATGAAGTACACATGGAGCGTTGCGTGTGAAGCATTGAGGCTTACACCGCCCGTCATTGGTGGTTTCAGAGAAGCCTTGACTGACATAAGCTACGGGGGCTACCACATCCCCAAGGGCTGGAAGGTATATTATATACTCGATATAGTACATTTCTAGTTATCGTTGCATGTGATATGATATGATTGATATTTATGTCAGTTGTTTTGGAGCGCCTCCAACACACACATGGACTCAAGCTTGTATCCGAGCTCGGCCGACTTTGATCCATCGAGATTTGAGGAGTCGTTGGGGCCGGCCCCCTTTACGTTTGTGCCGTTTGGCGGGGGGCCGAGGATGTGCACTGGCAAAGAGTTTGCGAGGCTggaattactactactaatgcACAATTTGGTAAAAAGATATAGGTGGAAGCTCGTGTGTCCTGATGAGAAAATTTCATGTGATCCAATGCCCACACCTCTCCAAGGTCTTCCCGTTCGTCTTCAACCGCATAACTAGTTGAAGCCTTTCTTTTGGACATCAAGATGgtgttttattttgcaatttGGTTTAGTAATAAATGTTGTTGaacttttaatttaaattttaatgccGAATTTGATCTTGTCTAATGTCTTGAAATTTGTCTATTGTTCATAAATTTACTGTTGTGTGTTTCGAGAAAATCAAAATTGTTgttgttatgaaaaaaataggcGAAACCATATTTTATGTGTGATAAGTTATTGAAATAATAACAAACAAAGTGACTAATACAGTTATTGTTACGATTTCTTATGAAAAGCACATTACATGTTTCAAATTAAATTGGTATAATTAGCCTAACTGTTGGTTTGATGTCAATCAGTTTACGacaactaataataataaaacttcaaaaaaacaataattgatGGGAACAATCTTGTTTTGACACTCACTATGCTAGTTATATTGAAACGTAATAATCTATTTGGGCTTCAAACTATATTAATTCTCATAGAAAAATCCCATATACGTGATAGAAAACCCAATATGCGATTAAAAAAtttgttgaattatttgttAGTACTCCATAAGAGATTGTTAATTTAGATGTATTGTGTAAATGATTGTTTTTTAGATACTGTTTATTATCAGCGACGATATCTTTACTGTGCGTGTGATCCACAAATAAAGGAAAGAGTTTAGCAGGACACTTGTACTACTATGAAATCATCATTGTTTTCAAATTGAGCTATTAGCATAAAATGTGAATTGCTATAAAATCAATGACTTCAAAAAAATTATGCAGTTAATTCCTTTTATCCCAGTAGATATAACACAATGTTTTTATATAATGAACCCAAAATTTTTGAAACATATATCAAAATGATGACGTAATTACACTAATAAGTAATtgtcaattaaaaatttacaaaGAAAGATAAAAGTATTAAATCCTAGGAAATAATATATATAGaataaatatactccatatagcACTGCGTAGTCAAACAATAAGTCAATGATCGCAATATGAAAAAGacactttatttcattttgtatatgtaATATATTGTATATATTGGGATCCTATTCAGATTAgcagtttaataaaatagattgACTCATATATTTAGAAattgtataaataaaaataatttaaaaagaacatacttttattatatttatttatttatttatttttcctacCAAATTGCTCCTAATTTAAATGCATCCCTAGATAGATAGTACGACTatgtagggctggcaaatcgtgcggattgggtcgctatcgggtcaacctgataatgacccaacccaataaggcctaacccgaACCCGACATGTTAAGGAatctgtaaatccgaacacgaacccgacctgctaccttcaaatccgaacacgacccgcacccgatacgaacccgttatcgacatgatataatatgggttgacacgacacgataacaacccgaacctgatattacacgattaaaacctaatattacacgattaaaccttaatttttaacctaatttacacaattaaattcgttttatactatttaaacctaatttataagaaattaaaaaattaaagtaatatatattttttaaataataataaaaataataatattatttcttaatgggttacccgtatccgacccgcatccgacccgaacccaacctgaAATtttcgggttcttaatgggtcaacccgataaggacacagacccaataagacttgaccccaacccaataatttcgtgcggattcgtgtcagattatcgtgtcgtgtcgaaaattgccagccctactaCTATGTAATAGtactaggggtgggtaggtacggtataccttaccgcgaaaccatcataccgtattataccttaccgaaaattcgatatgagaaaaaatcatacctttgccttaccaaaattttcggtataccgaacttcggtataccttattttcggtatgacaaatttcaatatcgatactgtagggatcagattaCTCGgggttcactaattaccgggacctcttttTATATGACAGAGactgagatggctaatctcagaAGGTACAAGCCAAGTACAACACCAAATATTACAAACAAGAACAATTCAGGGAGTACAAGAATTGGTAGACTAAACCCTAATCTATTACAAGACTTAACCTCTTGCAATAGTACCAGGCTTCTCACCACAATTCACCTGCACACTCAAGAAATCAGTTAGTAATATAAGGAACAGATCCAGAATGGATCTAAAACTGTAAACACAAAAACAGAACACAAGGAACAGAGAAATGGCTCGGGTCGCAACCACGACTACACCAGGGCTAAGGACCTCCTCCGTCCTATCCAACAAGTCACAAGGGAGCACCGTGGAACCAATCTAAACCCCGAGCTAGGGTTACCCGACTGCTACCACTTACAGCTACCTCACGCCACAGATCTGACTCAATCATAGCCACAAGGCCTCAAGAACCCTCGGATCTCACGGATCTAAGAAACCAACCGATAAACCTCCTAGAAATCACACAGGGACAAACTCAACCGTTTGAACTCACTCAAATCTCCAGATCAACGCAGAGGTTGAGAGATAACACTCGATCCTCACCAAAAAGAAGAGATCGAAGCCATCGGAGAAGAAAATCGGCCAGagtttcagagagagagagagagtttcttAGAGAGAAGGCAGAGCGAAAGCtcgagaagagagagagagaatagtgAATCGAATGAGTGAGTGAAGAGTTGAGAGTCGATTAAAGACTCAGAGAAAACACACCTCACAATCCAACGGCTCAGCGTCATAATCCGGGTGAAGATGACACGTGGCAGCCATCGGGTAATCGCTCCAAAAGTAATGGGCCAAGAAGAGTTGGACTCATTACACTTAGAACGGGCCATCAATTAAAACGGCCCAGCCGAATTAATTCCAAGCCCAAAAGGTGGTCCATAATTCCACAGATAccataccttattttcagtatgtcatatctaaattcggtataccgtacttttgcggtataccagaGTTTTACGGTATATCGGACTACAATACgacataccaaaatatcattattttgtaaataattctaaatacaaacacaaatgaaaataaattttcaataatacttagaaaacatgaaatttaatcaaactcaaacatattcaataaaaaaaactgcAACAATTAAACTCCACGCAATCACATAATCGTTCAACGATATTTGTTTGGaactaatttaactaaaatcttatatttgtttgaaaCTAATTGATTCAACGATATCAAGTTTTTCTAATtgagtttatttgattttatatttacatgatTACCCGACAACTATAATGAGGCAAGCTTTGATTTCTAcgtgtaaatatttatttgtttggtaaaagtatgaatttacttGATATAATTTGGCATATATTGATATCGGTATTTACCGAAAATTATGGTATATACCatattttcggtatatacctaaaattacggtatataccgtattttcGGTATACCCCGGTATACCTCgatatatgaaaattcatacagttaccgtaccgaaataaattggtaaggtatgataccttaccgaaaattgcggtataccgaaaatccgatatttttggtattttttcgatacggtaagtgcggtatttcggtattttggtatttttaccCAGCCCTAAATAGTACTAAGATTTAAATTGTTTTTGGCTATGTTAGTAAAACTTCTTTGGCCGGTGTAAGAAATGTGGGGAGACAAAGGTAAAAAGTGAAAAGATTAAGTAGAGACCGTTACTAGATATGAGATGATTAAATGTAAGTAATTAAGTTTATTTAGCATTAGAACTGTAGAGCACACGGAGGCATTGTTGATGATTGAGAATGAATCATGCTagaagatgatgaagaagaagtatAAGAATGTTCTTGCTTtcagtgtgtgttgtgtgtgaagtgATGGAGTGTGGAGGGAAAATTTGTGGGTTTGGAATCTTGGGGTTGGTGGAATTAAATGAGGAAAGTGTTGGTTTGGGGACTCTAATATATTTTTAGAGTACTCCTTTTTATTGGATATTTTGTTTATCTATATTGAGATAAtagaatttgtgatttttgcataggtattaaaaattttatgtgTTGAATTATCTGATTTTGGTAGTGAATTGGATTCTAGACGATTTAATGATGCTTTAAAGCACGAGGCAGTCGAACGTGCTTAACTGGTACTACTTTTTAGCATGAAAGCCTAATTTTGCATAAATTCGATTCCCTTAGGGGAATAAAATGAAATCGAAAGTTCATTAGTTATCAGACATGTTTTTTAAGTTATCGTATAAAGCTAGAATTTAAGCTGTTAGATTTTTAAGTTGTCGTATAAAACCAAAATACTCTACAATAATACTAATGATCTCTCTATCTACCGTCACTAGTCTTGATATTTGATTAACTAagttttagtaaaaaaattgataaatattaAAGAgatatagaagaaaaaaaagcgTTTAGAGATTTATTAGTGGAGATCAAGACTTGCGTAGTTAAAGATGGAATCTAATCATAAATGGAATACAACTATTTTTTGTTAACGGgcataaaaagaataaaattggCTATAGACAAATGAAGTAGTATGATATTATctctgtaacaccccgactttttctacctttttattgagttcttgaaaggaccgtcgtttgtgcacttgaaaattttttcgaccttgtttcttttgtcgagagaagtatttcacttttggggccaaacaattattcttcctagcccaatttgaaacccaattgttacgagcccaaaatgatacctacacgaaagaatagaccTCGTATCAAATACattttcgacaacaaatcgagacgaaaagttggataaaaACCGCATCACATCAAGACGAGaagtggataagaaccacgtcgcatcaggcacgttttccaacgacggccgcattaattactcgtcgcatcaaaacgaaaagacgtgaatttttgtcttttatgaaaatttttctataaatacaacgtccctccatttcatttcttttacttcgcaatcgagaatccgagagagagaagagagagggggagCCGAGAGAGGAGTGgagaggagaagatgatgaagggaggagccgatggcggcggatccgcgacggcggattcgtggcagcggcggcggcggtgcggcgaaccgagagagagagacggaGGGATGGCTGGATGGCGACAGCAGCGTCCTCCCGGCTTCGCGTCTCCCGGCAGCAACGGCAGCGGCCCCGGCAGCAGCAGCTCTTCCGGTGAATCGGCGGCTGCACCGACAGCGTcgtgacagcagcggcgctgCGTTTTGATCGAAGGAAGTGCAGCCTTACCTTCCACcgagaggagaaagagaggagcacggcttgaaggctttaaacgatcgaggtgggctttctagttaccgtacagtttttacgagaagtttttatgtgggctttctagttaccgtacagtttttacgagaagtttttatgtgggctttcgaactaaagtgtttccAAGAACTTTCatatatcggtttgagcatcatgttatatgtgatcaaagtgaaagtgttgttgcgcatgttaagtgatatatgtgttgatttatcgagtgatttgtgatttgctcgacttgttgatgtgatatgagatgatgctcgatcttgacggaataaaaaaatgatttatgtttcaaaaacgttttgaggaaaataaagttgaaaagattatgtcaagccatattttgttttggaactatgcctatctgactgcaacgatgaatggaatggattgatgggagaccgtgggaggtaaccacttccccggcacttgaatgttaagatatgatgaatgatgaaaagaacgatgaatgatgaatggactgatgaatgaacaagagatagtgaaatcgggtttgtcagatacgaCATATGTTCCAagaaaatagatcgaaagatcgcttttgaaaaaggaaaagaaaaatgtttagtgttctcggacttttcctaaaatcccgagttcactcaaagagtggcttgacaaaatctgtttttataaattatattttggcacgtgtccactgagtacaccaagtactcagccctgcatatgttttctctatgtgcaggttgagcggtgacgagcgcggtgggtgttgagcatgaaagtgaagaagattataaataaaattttctgaatatattatgtcttcatacataataatattctactctcgaaatgcttccacTGAATATGGTTTCTTTCGCCAAGTATTGTGCTCGAAaattttatctcgagttgctgattgttgaaaagacactctgattttatttgagcttttcccatttgtttggagctaaagtcgagtttgcactctgtgtatcatacactctgatatatattattcttttaagctaattgagcatttcttatgaactgttatccttaaatgctattcttaatgtttgtcccttggtcacgatcgcctcgtttgtaacacccctggggtgggGGGTCGTGACAATCTCTTTTTTTCGATTTTACAAATTTGTACCGAGATTGTATTGCACTGAATTAAATCAATATTAATTTGTGTCACAGATAGTTGTAGTATTTAGTTAGAAAACTAATCATTTGTGTCATTGTTTTGAGATTAAACATATCAAATTCTATCTAATCAATCAAATAACATTCATAAAACTCAACATAATTTGTGAAATCGAAAATCATTTTTAACATTGCACTGAGTGAGCATATTCTTGTCATCCCAAATCAATTGAAGcggttttttttatcatttttaagaAACTGGTATCTATTCAATAAATTTCATGTGATCCAATGCCCACACCTCTCCAAGGTCTTCCCGTTCGTCTGCAACCGCATAACTAGTTGAAGTCATTCTTTTGGACATCGagatggtttttttattttgcaatttgGTTTAGTAATAAATGTTGTTGaacttttaatttaaattttaatgccGAATTTGATCTTGTCTAATGTCTTGAAATTTGTCTGTCGTTCATAAATTTACTTTTGTGTGTTTCGAGAAAATCAAAATTGTTGTTGTTATGATAAAAATAGGCGAAACATTATTTTATGTGTGATAAGTTATTGAAATAATAACAAACCAAGTGACTAATACAGTTATTGTTACGATttcttaggccatccgcaatggcgcctagcgcaccgcctagctgagcgccggcgctaggcggtgcgctaggcggtccattgcaaccgcccaaCGATTTTCGGAAtaaaaaccgccgagcgctcgccgatttttagGCGCTAGGCGATGCGCTGGGCAATCCGCTCGgggctattgcagcgtccggatcgcctagcgcactgcctagccgatttttttttcccgaaacactatatatacgcggtttgcacgtcattttcattcgcaccacttgttttaacgagtactctctctatcttaatttctgtacaagatcaacaacgtgaaatggagaacaacaacgaaggtactccaatgacgagcgggtctcaaactcccccggtacccgtgggaggtggatggggtccgatgcccgggtactacaacatgtacccgtggcagcagatgatgcccgggatggcagctggGGGGAGTATGCCGGCGTGGCAGGGGGTATCGGGGATGCAGCCCGGTGTGCATATGacgccggggtgggcacccggatgcagatgatgcctggGGGGGATGACGATGCAGCCCCCGACGCAGGGGACGACAGGGTGGGTACCGACGATGCAACACCCGACAGGGGGGGTATCGgggacgcaggggacgccgggggatgaaaacgtctatcgccccagttttgatttttcgactgcttcttcgcacacttcgaccccaacggagacgcagttcacgcaatttgaAACTTTCTCCttggaggagttggggtttgatatgCTGGGGGAGCAGTGcggggcgccccaaagaagaagggcaaggggaagaagaagggcgagtcgtcgcagccgggtgaggatagCCAGGTCCAGAGGAGGTGGACTGTAACGCCCGACTTTTCCCTATTCCTTTAAGTTGTTTTTGGATTACTGTCGATTTTTTTGTAGCCAACTATCGTTCCGTTTTATTTTGAGAGCctatggaatttttttttaagaagccgaaatattaaataaatattctgtagagattttcctcctctGTGATATGCAAATAAATATCAAACAAatccaaatttatcaaaaatatatatattttacaaaaaatatatagaagaaTTCGAATTCTCCTTCCCCTCAACCACGATTAAAACCGTCTAAACCTTACCcctaaatctctcccatatctttaACCACCCCTCTATATTAAATCTTCAAATcagtttattttttttctctcctatCGTTCTCTGCAATCAAAGAAGCGAGCTTCAGAAATCGAGAACCAAGTTCGAGAGAGGGAGCTACCAATTGTTCTTTTGAAATCTGTTCAAGGTATATTTCCTCCCAATTCCAATTCCTATTTTGTACTTCATGCGAGAGCATACCATACAATTAGAACTCAAAATCTGCTAGAACACAACACTATGGAAGAGAACGTAATTGAAAGAAACCAACACTCTAATAATCGAATACCCACTGTGATTAATCTTAAGCGATTAAACCGAAGCTTACTAAACTAAAGAATCGAACTTTATCttgcaaaaataaatttaagaaCTTATCTTGCGGGGTTATGTGGGGTGAATCGGATGAGAGATCGAGGCCGCCGGAGCGGCGACGCAGCGGCTGCTGCGGCGCCGAGCGACGACGGTGGGTGTGGGCGAC from the Salvia splendens isolate huo1 unplaced genomic scaffold, SspV2 ctg111, whole genome shotgun sequence genome contains:
- the LOC121788656 gene encoding beta-amyrin 28-monooxygenase-like — encoded protein: MDAVLFFTIAALLISIIFAMMIRRSRNRNPNLPPGSLGWPLVGESLEFLRASVDGEPEEFVRRRVKKYDSQVFKSSLMGENMVFMCGAAGNKFLFSNESKSVTVWWPGSVRKLLGPCLATSTGDEARLMRRMIALFLTPDAFSKLYIKTMEMVCQQHIKTHWEGKDEVKVFPTIKRYTFGLACRLFMGLEDEEHIGKLASMFNIFLAGLISFPINLPGTRFWRGKLATHAIKDEVLKIVRARRSSSEQKLDLLNHLITTPDERGKYMTDSVIVNNILMLLFAGHDTTSVTITMTIKCLAERPDIYEKVSKEHEGIGESVQWEDLQKMKYTWSVACEALRLTPPVIGGFREALTDISYGGYHIPKGWKLFWSASNTHMDSSLYPSSADFDPSRFEESLGPAPFTFVPFGGGPRMCTGKEFARLELLLLMHNLVKRYRWKLVCPDEKISCDPMPTPLQGLPVRLQPHN